The Triticum aestivum cultivar Chinese Spring chromosome 3A, IWGSC CS RefSeq v2.1, whole genome shotgun sequence genome includes a region encoding these proteins:
- the LOC123063271 gene encoding psbP domain-containing protein 7, chloroplastic yields the protein MDTAAAPRHHQHPALGGGRRRGRRGGVAPVRCSGSPAQEFAALASVFRRRLVVGASTAAAAAVGANFGGVTSFLLGLSPELGRSLRLDVLYPVGGFTRCLDSDSGFEFIYPANWVGDQTILYNQIKKAELQRSLDPPPLTSGSSPSRPRNVSGPVAAFGPPGSNGELNVSVIVSTVPQDFSIESFGGPKDVGEVVLRRIARTKRNPDISATLIDAALREDTVNNVKYYKLEFRVESPSFRRHNVAVCCARDGKLYTLNAQAPESAWRSVKEEFFAMADSFSLMVDV from the exons ATGGACACGGCGGCCGCGCCGAGGCACCACCAGCACCCGGCGCTGGGCGGTGGGCGGCGTAGGGGGCGGCGCGGGGGCGTGGCGCCGGTGCGGTGCTCGGGCTCGCCCGCGCAGGAGTTCGCGGCGCTGGCGTCGGTGTTCCGGCGGCGGCTGGTGGTGGGGGCGAGcacggcggcggccgcggccgtgGGGGCCAACTTCGGGGGCGTCACCAGCTTCCTCCTCGGCCTCTCCCCGGAGCTCGGCCGCTCGCTCCGGCTCGACGTGCTCTACCCCGTCGGCGGCTTCACCCGCTGCCTCGACTCCGACAGCGGATTCG AGTTCATCTATCCAGCAAACTGGGTTGGAGACCAGACAATACTATACAACCAAATTAAGAAAGCAGAGCTGCAGAGATCACTAGACCCTCCGCCATTGACAAGTGGGAGTTCTCCATCTCGACCTCGGAACGTCAGTGGACCGGTGGCGGCTTTTGGACCCCCGGGATCCAACGGGGAGCTCAATGTCAGCGTCATTGTATCAACCGTCCCACAAGACTTCTC GATCGAGTCTTTCGGCGGTCCTAAAGATGTTGGGGAAGTGGTGCTGAGAAGGATCGCAAGGACAAAACGGAACCCAGATATCAGTGCTACTCTCATTGATGCTGCATTGAGAGAAGACACCGTGAACAATGTGAAATACTACAAGCTAGAGTTCCGAGTCGAAAGCCCTTCTTTTCGACGGCACAATGTGGCGGTCTGCTGCGCGAGAGACGGCAAACTGTACACCTTGAATGCCCAGGCGCCGGAGTCGGCATGGAGATCGGTTAAGGAAGAGTTCTTTGCGATGGCGGATTCCTTCAGCCTAATGGTTGATGTTTGA
- the LOC123063273 gene encoding probable esterase PIR7A — METVVKKPERHFVLVHGLCHGAWCWYRLATILRSAGHRVTAPDLAACGASPVRVDEVRSFAEYSRPLTDAVAAVPPGEKVVLVGHSYGGYSLALAMEAHPDKVAVAVFVAAAMPAAGCPMSHLLSQIMEETATDAATDSVPAVIGAAETFLLGPERLSRRLYQRSSAEDLALATALVRPARWFLDDAAMTESDLTADRYGAVRRACVVTEEDATWAAESQRRMASRCPGVEVAAVEGADHMPMLSTPHQLAAILMEIADKHI, encoded by the exons ATGGAGACCGTCGTGAAGAAACCGGAGCGCCACTTCGTGCTGGTCCACGGCCTCTGCCACGGCGCGTGGTGCTGGTACAGGCTGGCCACCATCCTGCGCTCCGCCGGCCACCGCGTCACGGCGCCCGACCTTGCCGCGTGCGGCGCCAGCCCGGTGCGCGTCGACGAGGTGCGCTCGTTCGCCGAGTACAGCCGGCCGCTAACCGACGCCGTGGCCGCGGTGCCGCCGGGCGAGAAAGTGGTGCTCGTCGGCCACAGCTACGGCGGCTACAGCCTCGCGCTGGCCATGGAGGCGCACCCGGACAAGGTGGCTGTCGCCGTCTTCGTCGCCGCGGCCATGCCGGCCGCCGGCTGCCCCATGTCACATCTACTCTCGCAG ATCATGGAGGAAACCGCGACGGACGCCGCCACGGACAGCGTGCCCGCGGTGATCGGCGCGGCGGAAACGTTTCTCCTGGGCCCCGAGCGCCTGTCGCGGCGGCTGTACCAGCGAAGCTCGGCCGAGGACCTGGCGCTGGCGACGGCGCtggtgaggccggcgcggtggTTCCTCGACGACGCGGCGATGACGGAGAGCGACCTGACCGCCGACAGGTACGGCGCGGTGAGGCGCGCGTGCGTGGTCACCGAGGAGGACGCGACGTGGGCGGCGGAGTCGCAGCGCCGGATGGCCTCGCGTTGCCCCGGCGTGGAGGTGGCGGCCGTCGAGGGTGCCGACCACATGCCCATGCTCTCCACGCCCCACCAGCTCGCCGCGATCCTCATGGAGATCGCCGACAAGCACATCTGA